Proteins from a genomic interval of Amphiura filiformis chromosome 9, Afil_fr2py, whole genome shotgun sequence:
- the LOC140160647 gene encoding AN1-type zinc finger protein 2A-like: MEFPDVGEHCSEKTCKQLDFLPMKCDACGSIFCRDHILYDKHSCSSSHLKDIQVPVCPLCNKPVPVKRGQQPDIGVSDHIDNECQSDKAIKKRKVYANRCTLKGCKQKELVQVLCDACHKNFCLRHRHTLDHDCKGFQGSGRPISKAGAAAANRTAGSSQQNRSRSKPQTTTLASIGGDLDRERRERMASRPNTQTGRQQAANPSALQAGMSEDEAMARAIQLSLAAEQNSTSKPTSQSPADREAARLQEEEDAALARALAESEQDARNPQSRSRNQQQSSSQSKCQVS, encoded by the exons ATGGAATTTCCCGACGTTGGAGAACACTGTTCAGAAAAAACATGTAAACAACTGG attttctaCCAATGAAGTGTGATGCTTGTGGGAGTATATTCTG TCGAGATCACATTCTGTATGACAAGCACAGTTGCTCATCATCACATTTAAAG GATATCCAGGTACCAGTATGCCCTCTATGTAACAAACCAGTGCCAGTCAAGAGAGGGCAGCAGCCTGATATTGGGGTATCAGATCACATAGACAATGAATGTCAGTCTGACAAGGCTATTAAGAAGCGCAAAGTGTATGCTAATAGGTGCACACTCAAAGGATGTAAACAAAAAGAG CTTGTACAGGTACTATGTGATGCTTGCCATAAGAATTTTTGCCTTCGTCATCGTCATACACTAGACCATGATTGCAAAGGTTTCCAAGGCTCAGGAAGGCCCATTTCCAAAGCAGG GGCGGCAGCAGCTAATCGTACAGCAGGTAGCAGTCAACAGAATAGATCTAGAAGTAAACCACAAACAACAACATTAGCTAGTATAGGGGGTGATCTAGATAG ggAAAGACGTGAGAGGATGGCATCAAGACCAAACACACAGACAGGAAGACAACAAGCAGCAAATCCCTCAGCACTGCAAGCAGGAATG TCTGAGGATGAAGCTATGGCAAGGGCTATACAGCTGTCGTTAGCAGCAGAACAGAATTCCACATCTAAGCCAACATCTCAGTCGCCTGCCGATAGAGAAGCAGCAAGACTCCAAGAGGAGGAAGATGCAGCATTAGCAAGAGCTTTAGCAGAGAGTGAACAGGATGCTAGAAATCCACAGTCACGTTCTAGG AACCAGCAACAATCCAGTTCTCAAAGCAAGTGCCAGGTATCATGA